In Candidatus Lernaella stagnicola, the genomic window CTCGTCGGACATGTGCCGCTCCGGGGCGCCGTTTTCGCGGCGCAGGCAGAAGCCGCAATGCCAGTCGCATACGTTGGTGAACTCGACCTGTAGATCGCGCGGGCGGCGGCTGCGACGTCGCGTCAATCCGGCGAGAAACGCGGCGGCTTTTTCGTAGGCAAGCATGGACCCCGCCTACGGCTTGTCGTCGAGCGCCAGGCGCACGGTGGCATCCTGCCGCTTTTGCGGCGACCAGTTGCGGTGCAGCCAGACGCTGAGGATTTTCATGTGCTTCCAGCGCATGTTCAACAAGTCTTTAAGAATGCCGCCGTACACGCGGCGGAAGAAGGTGCGCGCCACGTAATCGCCGCGCCACATTTTCCAGAAATTGCGGGGGTGGATCAGGGCCAGCAGCGCCGCGCCGGCAAAGCGGCTTTTTTGTATCCGGGTGTGATGCCGAAACGCCGGGATGAAACGGTTGTGATAGAACATATCCCGCATTTCGTAGCCCTCTTGGATCAGGGTGTCGGCGGCAGGGACGCCCGGCATCGGGATATAGCGGCAGTGGGTCGTCATATCCGCCACCTGGAACAATCCGCGATAGGGCCAAACATCGTGATCGGTGAAATCGTAGTCGCGGACAAACAAGCCGTAGACGAACACTCCGTGGGCGCGAAGACGACGGTACACCTCGCGGTATTCAGGCAAACCAAGGCCGACGTCTTTGTCGAAATCCTGCAGCATTCGTTGGTCGAGATTCTCGAAGCCGACCAATGCCATCTTCAGGCCCCCGGCCGCGGCGGCGTCGACCCAATCGGGATAGCGATAGATCGTTTCGGGGCGAATGAGCGCCCACATAGCCATGTCGAGATTTTTTGTCTGCTCAAATATTTCTTTGTCGCGCTCGCGGTGTGCACCGAAATTGTCGTCGGCAATGAGCAACTGCCGCACGCCACGCGCGTGCAGGTCGCGCAGTTCTTCCGCGACGCGCGCGGCGCTCTTGAAACGCTGGCGACGACGCCACATCGTACTCACGCAGCAAAACGTGCAACCGTGGCCGCAACCGCGAGCCGTTTCCAACGAGGCGGAACGGCCGTGCGGTGCCATGCCCAAGTCGTAGAGAGAGAAATCCACAACATCCCATCGCGGCAACGGCAGATCGTCCAACGAATGAACAAACTCGCGGTCGGCCTCGACCACGGTGCGTTCGCCGTCGCGCCACGTAACCCCGGCGATGCCCGCCGGCGACTCTCCCGCCAGATAGCGCTGGGTCAATTCGGCGAAAGCTTGTTCCCCTTCTTGGCGAACGACGGCATCCACGCCGTGTTCCAACCAACGCTCGGCAAACATCGTGGCATGGTGCCCGCCCATGATGATTTTGGTGCGGGGCGCCAGTTGGCGGATGGCGCGGATTTGCATGTGGGTGTTCAGCGCGGTGACCGGCGAGACCACGCCCAAGGCGACGATCGGAAAATCGGCGGCCAGGCGTCCGAGCGCTTCCGGCGTGGCGCCGGGTTCGAAAACGCCATCATAGAACGCTACGCCTTCGCGCGGCACGGCGCCGGCCAGGGCGGGAAAGGTCGCGGCGGGGCAACGATACAAGTGGCGGCAGAAATCGTCCGCAATCGGCCAGGCATGATACCCGGGGGCCGGTTTCGCCAGCAGAATGGTCGGTTTGCCTTGAGGAGGGATCATGTCGCGTTTTTTTCCATTCAGCCGTTACCGCCGACGACCGGTGACGCAAGCAGCGACACTGCGAAACACGTCGACGAGGTTCCGCTGCCGGATCGTTTTACTTGCCGCAAGCTACTCGCATCATCACGAAAAGACTTACTTTTTGCAGCGCTAACGGTAGCAAATGCGCTGTGGGGTGACAAGCGAACTAATTCGGAGCCGGAGCGCTTTGGTCCAGCGGCGACAACGGCGGCGCGACCGACGAAGGCGGCGGCCCCTGAGGTTCCACCGGT contains:
- a CDS encoding radical SAM protein, whose protein sequence is MIPPQGKPTILLAKPAPGYHAWPIADDFCRHLYRCPAATFPALAGAVPREGVAFYDGVFEPGATPEALGRLAADFPIVALGVVSPVTALNTHMQIRAIRQLAPRTKIIMGGHHATMFAERWLEHGVDAVVRQEGEQAFAELTQRYLAGESPAGIAGVTWRDGERTVVEADREFVHSLDDLPLPRWDVVDFSLYDLGMAPHGRSASLETARGCGHGCTFCCVSTMWRRRQRFKSAARVAEELRDLHARGVRQLLIADDNFGAHRERDKEIFEQTKNLDMAMWALIRPETIYRYPDWVDAAAAGGLKMALVGFENLDQRMLQDFDKDVGLGLPEYREVYRRLRAHGVFVYGLFVRDYDFTDHDVWPYRGLFQVADMTTHCRYIPMPGVPAADTLIQEGYEMRDMFYHNRFIPAFRHHTRIQKSRFAGAALLALIHPRNFWKMWRGDYVARTFFRRVYGGILKDLLNMRWKHMKILSVWLHRNWSPQKRQDATVRLALDDKP